A DNA window from Drosophila pseudoobscura strain MV-25-SWS-2005 chromosome 2, UCI_Dpse_MV25, whole genome shotgun sequence contains the following coding sequences:
- the LOC4801008 gene encoding uncharacterized protein: MVDGKSITYCSLFLLVLLLADCSHAKPSEDPSSTDSELSDLSGSEPRNKTSVRAAAAAGEESVDSDADSGSSELTANSYPHRDEDQLNSATNMVLARNYKYDVEILESGDAEESEEESRLAASEELEERFKGHGVLATDTEAFTAENIEMTPVDVEADAISESHMLLGIVVVVLALVSVCLYAGLVIWRSHLEQRYGMRERLVNRDLEEEGDGIDDVDYHVYAPTTTPTTTRA, translated from the exons CCCATGCCAAGCCCTCAGAGGACCCGTCCAGCACTGACTCGGAGCTCAGTGATTTGAGTGGATCGGAACCCAGAAATAAAACATCTGtcagagctgctgctgctgctggcgaggAG TCTGTCGACTCGGATGCGGACTCGGGCTCGTCGGAGCTGACGGCGAATTCCTACCCCCACCGCGACGAGGATCAGTTGAACTCGGCCACCAACATGGTGCTGGCCCGGAACTACAAGTACGACGTGGAGATACTCGAATCGGGCGATGCGGAGGAGAGCGAGGAGGAGAGCCGACTGGCGGCCagcgaggagctggaggaacGCTTCAAGGGTCACGGAGTTCTCGCCACGGACACCGAGGCCTTCACGGCGGAGAATATCGAGATGACGCCCGTGGACGTAGAGGCCGATGCCATCAGCGAGAGTCACATGCTGCTGGGCATCGTTGTGGTGGTCTTGGCCTTGGTCTCCGTGTGCCTGTACGCCGGTCTGGTCATATGGCGTTCACATCTGGA GCAACGCTACGGCATGCGGGAGCGACTGGTCAATCGCGacctggaggaggagggcgaCGGCATCGATGATGTTGATTATCATGTGTATGCACCGACCACAACGCCGACAACGACGCGTGCGTAG